Proteins encoded together in one Triticum dicoccoides isolate Atlit2015 ecotype Zavitan chromosome 7B, WEW_v2.0, whole genome shotgun sequence window:
- the LOC119340283 gene encoding transcription factor NAI1-like has protein sequence MEESSFTQWALNTLDQHTFPAAASPVYYTDSFHCGDHTAAAFPSQQELCTPRQPLPTAAGDKPDLTVQVDNQYGDSSSGDAVVHATVARASTPMSWKSSAPSTQSAVRGGHKRAAGRRSGRNLQASAVSASSVSPDPANGHIIAERRRREKINQRLMELSTLIPGLKKMNKAKIIGDAVKHLRELQEKVNILENNNRYAATTTICSTVLVHKNRPCLGGLTSNYGDDNVGQPSQLGTWLPEIKVRFSDKSVLVQIHCENTNGLLVRVLAEVEVLRLAITHTSSMPFLADTTIINITAKLGEGFNTTMEEMVRRINSVLDQH, from the exons ATGGAGGAGTCGAGCTTCACGCAGTGGGCGCTAAACACGCTGGACCAGCacaccttccccgccgccgcctctccggTATACTATACTGACAGCTTCCACTGCGGCGACCATACTGCCGCCGCCTTCCCCTCGCAGCAGGAACTCTGCACCCCTCGCCAGCCTCTGCCGACGGCGGCCGGTGACAAGCCGGACCTGACGGTGCAGGTCGACAACCAGTACGGGGATAGCAGCTCCGGCGATGCGGTGGTCCACGCCACCGTCGCCAGGGCTAGCACGCCAATGAGCTGGAAGTCCAGTGCTCCGTCGACGCAGTCGGCCGTGAGAGGAGGACATAAGCGTGCTGCCGGGAGGAGATCTGGGAGGAACTTGCAGGCCTCCGCAGTGTCGGCGTCGTCGGTGTCCCCTGATCCCGCCAACGGCCACATAATCGCGGAGCGTCGCCGGAGGGAGAAGATCAACCAGAGGCTCATGGAGCTCTCCACTCTTATCCCTGGCCTAAAGAAG ATGAACAAGGCAAAGATTATTGGGGATGCGGTGAAGCACCTGAGAGAGCTCCAAGAGAAGGTGAACATCCTGGAGAACAACAACAGGTATgctgccaccaccaccatctgCTCCACTGTGCTcgtccacaagaacagaccctgccTAGGTGGCCTCACCAGTAACTACGGCGATGATAATGTCGGTCAACCCAGCCAGTTGGGCACATGGCTTCCAGAGATCAAGGTCCGGTTTTCAGATAAGAGTGTGCTCGTGCAGATCCACTGTGAGAACACAAATGGACTACTAGTGAGGGTACTGGCAGAGGTGGAGGTACTCCGACTTGCCATCACCCACACCAGCAGCATGCCATTCCTAGCTGACACCACCATCATCAACATTACCGCCAAG TTGGGAGAGGGGTTCAATACAACAATGGAGGAGATGGTAAGAAGGATCAACTCAGTGCTGGATCAACATTAG
- the LOC119339502 gene encoding uncharacterized protein LOC119339502 has protein sequence MSTPPPTTIPDELLEEIFLRLPTPDAVARASAACTSFRRVIKARAFRRRFRALHRPPLLGFMDAVGFHPAQAPHPSAPLAGALAPRAADFSFVPAVVSSASYFVPRGVQEDDGEGPRWRPCDVRDGRVLLDWRSLRPGLEVSGVSTLMGSRELVRRKLCVRPKWCNAADFHLAVCDPLSSRYVLLPTIPQDLAAQPQDLLWEFLPVLAPCTGDDSEEEPFKVICIARYRTKLVLFVFPSTTRQWSMVESPISPSLYDMSSFDYVRGSFYWTEPYDLSDHLMVLDTRTLKFSTVGLLTGYHMEIRGLPGQSFDDLRPNAVVMGREGTLEMFSLVCQQGAFALYHTSLQNNSQEWKLEKIIQLPGQYHDYSISTVGAAEGFLFFRGAPDGIPIENVDCYSLEVKTYEITKVCTKRENTYNPRRALPYFSFPPLLSEPTI, from the coding sequence ATGTccacgccgccgccgacgaccatCCCCGACGAGCTCCTGGAGGAGATCTTCCTCCGCCTGCCCACGCCGGACGCGGTCGCGCGCGCCTCCGCCGCCTGCACATCCTTCCGCCGCGTCATCAAAGCCCGCGCCTTCCGCCGCCGCTTCCGCGCGCTGCACCGGCCTCCCCTCCTCGGCTTCATGGACGCGGTCGGATTCCACCCCGCCCAGGCTCCGCACCCCTCCGCTCCGCTCGCCGGCGCCCTCGCCCCCCGCGCCGCCGATTTCTCCTTCGTCCCGGCCGTCGTTTCTTCTGCCTCCTACTTCGTGCCGCGGGGCGTCCAAGAAGACGACGGGGAAGGGCCCCGCTGGCGCCCCTGCGACGTCCGCGACGGCCGCGTCCTCCTCGATTGGAGAtccctccgccccggcctcgaGGTCTCTGGAGTAAGCACCCTCATGGGCTCCAGGGAACTCGTTAGACGCAAACTCTGTGTCCGCCCCAAATGGTGCAACGCCGCCGACTTCCACCTTGCCGTCTGTGACCCCCTGTCCAGCAGATACGTGCTGCTTCCAACAATACCTCAGGACCTCGCCGCCCAGCCGCAGGATCTCCTTTGGGAATTCCTGCCCGTGCTTGCTCCCTGCACCGGCGACGACAGCGAGGAAGAGCCCTTCAAGGTGATATGCATAGCAAGATACCGAACGAAGCTCGTCCTCTTTGTATTCCCGTCCACAACTAGGCAATGGTCTATGGTCGAGTCCCCCATTTCCCCTTCTTTGTACGACATGTCCTCTTTTGACTATGTGCGGGGCTCATTCTACTGGACAGAGCCTTATGATTTGAGTGACCATTTGATGGTGCTGGACACCCGCACTTTGAAGTTTTCCACTGTCGGCCTTCTCACCGGTTACCATATGGAGATCAGAGGTCTGCCTGGCCAGAGCTTTGATGATCTTCGCCCAAATGCTGTTGTGATGGGCCGAGAAGGAACCCTTGAGATGTTTTCTCTTGTCTGTCAACAAGGGGCCTTTGCTCTCTACCATACCTCTCTGCAGAATAATTCACAGGAATGGAAGCTAGAGAAGATTATACAGCTGCCTGGGCAGTATCATGACTATTCCATTTCCACAGTTGGTGCAGCCGAGGGATTCTTGTTCTTCCGGGGCGCTCCAGATGGTATTCCTATTGAGAATGTGGATTGTTACTCATTGGAGGTCAAGACTTATGAAATTACCAAAGTctgcacaaagagggagaatacctacAATCCCAGACGTGCCCTCCCCTACTTTAGCTTCCCACcgctgttatcggaaccaaccatcTGA